A window of Desulforegulaceae bacterium contains these coding sequences:
- the rnmV gene encoding ribonuclease M5 codes for MIIKETIVVEGKDDESAIKKAVKAEIIITSGFRIKSLIFEEIKWANEKNGVIVFTDPDWAGEKIRERINKEIPGCKNAYLSQGEALKKGNIGVENASPENIKDALLKAKIRILDNVQNEFTMKDLLNSGLSGCVGSAEKRSKLGKILRIGYGNSKKFLSRLNHYQISKDDFYHALKSIQKS; via the coding sequence TTGATAATTAAGGAAACAATAGTTGTTGAGGGAAAAGACGATGAATCAGCTATTAAAAAAGCTGTAAAAGCTGAAATAATTATTACCTCTGGCTTTAGAATCAAAAGCTTAATCTTTGAGGAAATAAAATGGGCAAATGAAAAAAACGGAGTCATAGTTTTTACAGATCCTGACTGGGCCGGCGAAAAAATAAGGGAAAGAATAAACAAAGAAATACCAGGGTGCAAAAATGCCTATCTTTCACAGGGCGAAGCCTTGAAAAAAGGGAATATAGGCGTTGAAAATGCCTCTCCTGAAAATATTAAAGATGCTTTGTTAAAAGCAAAAATAAGAATATTAGATAATGTCCAAAATGAATTCACAATGAAAGACCTTTTAAATTCAGGACTTTCAGGATGTGTTGGATCTGCTGAAAAAAGAAGTAAACTAGGAAAAATACTTAGAATCGGATATGGTAACTCAAAGAAATTTCTTTCAAGACTAAATCATTATCAAATTAGTAAAGATGATTTTTATCATGCCCTTAAATCAATCCAAAAAAGTTAA
- a CDS encoding class II SORL domain-containing protein: MSKIGEFYQSGDWKNEKHIPIINCKSEVSADSPFEVTLSIGDEIAHPNTTEHHIRWIKLYFKPEGEKFIYELSSFDFAAHGESAKGANEGSSYSEPFVTTKIRLKSSGQLIATSYCNIHGLWESSAEIKVS, from the coding sequence ATGTCAAAAATTGGTGAATTCTATCAGTCAGGCGATTGGAAAAATGAAAAACATATCCCGATTATAAACTGCAAAAGCGAAGTTTCAGCAGATTCCCCTTTTGAAGTAACTCTTTCAATTGGTGATGAAATTGCCCACCCTAATACAACAGAACACCATATAAGATGGATTAAGCTCTATTTCAAACCTGAAGGGGAAAAATTCATTTATGAACTTTCCTCCTTTGATTTTGCAGCCCACGGAGAATCAGCAAAAGGTGCAAATGAAGGCTCATCTTACAGCGAACCCTTTGTTACTACAAAAATAAGACTAAAGTCATCAGGACAGCTTATTGCTACTTCATATTGCAATATTCACGGACTTTGGGAAAGCTCAGCTGAGATTAAAGTTTCATAG
- the mgtE gene encoding magnesium transporter produces MKNPILLPQLKEYLNNGNLKEIKLLIETAPSPVVADFIAGLEPDEVKTILMEADPFRKAEIFSYLDLELQLELAKVMKRNDLAQIITYMAHDDRVDLLKKIPEEKRELILPALAQAEREDIRKLSAYPEGTVGAMMTSDYATLSKELTAKEAINKLRLEAPNKETIYYAYIINEKRQLTGFVSLKDLILARADESVESIMHTKMIFANAYDDQEKAARTIQKYDLIALPVINGGNSLVGILTYDDAIDIITQEHTEDIEKLMAISGEHEAGVYLKTTSFVHFKNRAIWIVGLSFLGLMSGYIIKNYQDALESLILLTLYMPLMTDAGGNTGSQAATVVVRALALNEINPKDIFKVIFKELKVAFLTAALLGCLTFFQVLVLSWNSVFPAGISIYNIGLVVAVALSIQVVTATLVGAALPMTIAKMKLDPAVVASPALTTIVDISGLVIYFTTAKLLLGL; encoded by the coding sequence ATGAAAAATCCCATTCTTTTACCGCAGCTCAAAGAATACCTGAATAATGGAAACCTTAAAGAAATAAAACTTCTCATTGAAACAGCACCCTCTCCTGTTGTAGCTGATTTTATTGCTGGCCTTGAGCCAGATGAAGTAAAAACAATTCTTATGGAAGCCGACCCTTTCAGAAAAGCTGAAATATTCAGCTATCTTGATCTAGAACTTCAGCTTGAGCTTGCCAAAGTAATGAAACGAAACGACCTGGCCCAGATAATTACCTATATGGCCCATGACGACAGAGTAGACCTTCTAAAAAAAATACCTGAAGAAAAAAGAGAGCTTATTCTACCCGCTCTTGCTCAGGCTGAGCGTGAAGACATAAGAAAGTTATCAGCCTACCCTGAAGGAACAGTAGGGGCTATGATGACATCTGACTATGCCACCCTTTCAAAAGAGCTCACAGCCAAAGAAGCCATAAACAAACTAAGACTGGAAGCTCCAAATAAAGAAACAATTTATTATGCATATATAATAAACGAAAAAAGACAATTAACAGGATTTGTCTCCCTAAAAGATCTTATCCTTGCAAGAGCAGACGAATCTGTTGAATCAATAATGCATACCAAAATGATTTTTGCAAATGCCTATGATGATCAGGAAAAAGCTGCAAGAACAATTCAAAAATATGATTTGATAGCTTTGCCTGTTATTAATGGAGGAAACTCCCTTGTTGGAATTCTTACCTATGATGATGCCATAGATATTATCACCCAGGAGCACACAGAAGATATAGAAAAACTCATGGCCATTTCAGGTGAACATGAGGCCGGAGTATATCTTAAAACAACTTCATTTGTTCATTTCAAAAACAGGGCAATCTGGATTGTCGGACTTTCTTTTCTAGGGCTTATGTCTGGTTATATAATAAAAAACTACCAGGACGCCCTGGAAAGCCTTATTCTTCTAACCTTATATATGCCTTTGATGACTGATGCCGGAGGAAACACAGGAAGTCAGGCAGCTACTGTGGTTGTTAGAGCCCTGGCATTAAACGAAATAAATCCCAAGGATATATTTAAAGTAATTTTCAAAGAATTAAAAGTTGCTTTTCTCACAGCAGCTCTTCTAGGCTGTCTTACCTTTTTTCAGGTACTTGTTCTTTCATGGAATTCAGTTTTTCCGGCGGGAATAAGTATTTATAATATAGGATTGGTTGTTGCTGTGGCTCTGTCTATTCAGGTGGTTACTGCCACTCTTGTAGGAGCAGCTCTTCCAATGACAATAGCAAAAATGAAGCTTGATCCTGCTGTTGTTGCAAGTCCAGCCCTTACTACCATTGTTGATATTTCAGGGCTTGTGATATATTTTACTACAGCAAAGCTTCTTTTAGGTCTTTAA
- a CDS encoding YkgJ family cysteine cluster protein, translating into MKECKKCGKCCEKSGPTLHIEDKYLMVQGKIPPSDLVTLRKGETAFDPRENRAITLENELIKIKGKSKSWTCLYLDEESKLCSIYDSRPVECRILKCWDTKPIIAMMNKNLLTREVVFEKIEGLAQLIKEHDKKCSYDEIKYLLEKIETSEKALTSLKDIILFDINIREIVAEKQKAASYMLDLIFGRSLVETMNQLKYKVTFSKESGLLISPYKIDRILN; encoded by the coding sequence ATGAAAGAATGCAAAAAGTGTGGTAAATGCTGTGAAAAAAGCGGTCCTACCCTTCACATTGAAGATAAATACCTTATGGTTCAAGGAAAAATTCCGCCTTCAGATCTTGTAACATTAAGAAAAGGTGAAACTGCATTTGATCCAAGAGAAAATAGAGCAATTACCCTTGAAAATGAGCTGATAAAAATTAAAGGAAAAAGTAAATCCTGGACATGTCTTTATCTTGATGAAGAATCAAAACTTTGTTCAATCTATGATTCAAGGCCAGTTGAATGCAGAATTTTAAAATGCTGGGATACCAAACCCATCATTGCCATGATGAATAAAAATTTATTAACAAGAGAAGTTGTTTTTGAAAAAATTGAAGGTCTTGCCCAATTGATAAAAGAACATGATAAAAAATGTTCTTATGATGAAATAAAATATCTTCTTGAAAAAATTGAAACCAGTGAAAAAGCACTTACAAGCCTTAAAGACATAATCTTATTTGATATAAATATAAGAGAAATTGTTGCTGAAAAACAAAAAGCTGCTTCATATATGCTCGATCTTATTTTTGGCAGAAGCCTTGTAGAAACAATGAATCAGCTGAAATACAAGGTAACTTTTTCAAAAGAATCAGGACTTCTAATTTCTCCCTATAAAATAGACAGAATTTTAAACTAA
- the nifJ gene encoding pyruvate:ferredoxin (flavodoxin) oxidoreductase codes for MSKKMMTVDGNTAAAHIAYALSDVAAIYPITPSSPIGEIIDSWSADGRKNIFGQRVTVREMQSEAGAAGALHGSLAAGALTSTFTASQGLLLMIPNMYKISGELLPGVFHVTARALASHALSIFGDHSDVMAVRQTGWAMLCSNSVQEVMDMSLVAHLCAIEGRVPFLHFFDGFRTSHEIQKIESIDYDAIASITDFDSIEAFRQNAMNPEHPEIRGTAQNPDIYFQGREAANAFYNELPGIIKDYLKKIYEITGRKYNLYDYVGHPEAERIIVSMGSSCETIEETINSMNKNGEKVGLVKVRLYRPFLPEDFLNAIPASCNRITVLDRTKEPGAIGDPLYLDVCTTFFQRKESPEITAGRYGLGSKEFTPSMVKTIYDNMNSKSPKNHFTIGIEDDLTYTSLDIKEEYDAAPEGTVRCKFWGFGSDGTVGANKTAIKIIGDNTDMYAQGYFSYDSKKSGGITISHLRFGNSPIQSTYLIHKADFIACHKPNYVDLYDVLEGIKDGGTFLLNAHWDEKEIETYLPAKMKKTMADKNIKFYMIDAIKIASEVGLGGRINMIMQAAFFKLANVLPVDQAIELLKKDIDKTYGMKGDSIVKMNVNAVDKALDSVKEIQVPESWKNAEDSSAPKKTAEVPEYINEVVFPINAQQGDKLPVSIFEPDGIFPVGTSQYEKRGVAIEVPEWIPENCIQCNQCAFICPHAAIIPILAKDDELEEAPASFTTIEAKGKGLEDYKFRIQVNTLDCLGCGNCADICPAKEPALVMKPLDTQTDTEIPNHEFSLEVPFKEGLLKRDTVKGSQLYKPLFEFSGACSGCGETPYIKVLTQLFGERMLIANATGCSSIFAGSAPSFPYCTNSDGFGPSWGNSLFEDAAEFGFGIQVSMTHRRNALADKVRQAMEEELPASLKDAMTNWLDSMWDSKKSKEAAETLEALLPMGPESDIIDEIALQADLFVKKSHWIFGGDGWAYDIGFGGLDHVLASGEDINILVLDTEVYSNTGGQSSKATPTGSIAKFAASGKKTSKKELGRMAMTYGYVYVASVAMGANKQQTLKAFAEAEAYPGPSIVICYAPCINQGIKIGMGKSQYEQKLAVESGYWPLYRFNPLLAEEGKNPFILDSKAPDGTLQDFLSGENRYAMLERSFPEESKKLRAKIEEEINLRYETLKFMSEVDKD; via the coding sequence ATGTCAAAAAAAATGATGACAGTTGACGGAAACACCGCAGCCGCTCATATTGCTTATGCTTTAAGCGATGTGGCAGCTATTTATCCCATCACCCCATCTTCACCTATTGGTGAAATCATTGATTCTTGGTCTGCTGACGGCCGCAAAAATATTTTCGGCCAAAGAGTCACAGTAAGAGAAATGCAATCTGAGGCCGGTGCAGCCGGAGCTCTCCACGGCTCTCTTGCAGCCGGAGCTTTAACTTCCACTTTCACAGCCTCTCAAGGTCTTTTGCTGATGATTCCAAACATGTACAAAATATCTGGTGAACTTCTGCCAGGGGTTTTTCATGTAACAGCCAGAGCCCTTGCAAGCCATGCTCTGTCTATTTTTGGAGATCACTCAGACGTTATGGCAGTAAGACAGACAGGTTGGGCAATGCTTTGTTCCAACTCAGTTCAGGAAGTAATGGACATGTCTCTTGTTGCTCACTTATGTGCAATTGAAGGAAGAGTTCCTTTTCTTCACTTTTTTGACGGATTCAGGACCTCCCATGAAATTCAAAAAATTGAAAGCATAGACTATGATGCAATAGCATCAATTACAGATTTTGATTCTATTGAAGCTTTCAGACAAAACGCTATGAACCCTGAGCATCCGGAAATAAGAGGAACTGCCCAAAACCCTGACATTTATTTTCAGGGAAGAGAAGCAGCCAATGCTTTTTATAATGAACTTCCCGGAATTATCAAAGACTACCTTAAAAAAATCTATGAAATCACAGGAAGAAAATATAATCTTTACGATTATGTAGGACATCCTGAAGCTGAAAGAATTATTGTTTCAATGGGTTCTTCCTGTGAAACAATTGAAGAAACAATAAACTCAATGAATAAAAACGGAGAAAAAGTAGGTCTTGTTAAAGTAAGACTTTACAGACCATTTCTTCCTGAAGATTTTCTTAACGCAATTCCAGCTTCCTGCAATAGAATTACTGTACTTGACCGTACAAAAGAACCCGGTGCAATTGGAGATCCTCTTTATCTTGACGTTTGCACTACTTTTTTTCAAAGAAAAGAATCTCCTGAAATCACAGCAGGAAGATACGGACTTGGGTCAAAAGAATTTACTCCTTCAATGGTTAAAACCATTTATGACAATATGAACAGCAAGTCTCCAAAAAATCATTTTACCATTGGAATTGAAGATGATCTTACATATACTTCTTTAGATATAAAAGAAGAATACGATGCTGCACCTGAAGGAACAGTAAGATGTAAATTCTGGGGATTTGGCTCAGACGGTACTGTTGGAGCAAATAAAACAGCAATCAAGATCATTGGCGACAACACAGATATGTATGCCCAAGGTTATTTTTCCTATGATTCCAAAAAATCAGGTGGAATTACAATTTCCCATTTAAGATTTGGTAATTCTCCAATTCAGTCAACTTACCTTATTCACAAAGCAGACTTTATTGCCTGCCATAAACCAAACTATGTTGATCTTTATGATGTTCTTGAAGGTATTAAAGACGGAGGAACCTTTCTTCTAAATGCTCACTGGGATGAAAAGGAGATTGAAACTTATCTGCCTGCCAAAATGAAAAAAACCATGGCAGACAAAAATATAAAGTTTTATATGATAGATGCCATCAAAATTGCCTCTGAAGTGGGTCTTGGAGGAAGAATCAACATGATAATGCAGGCAGCTTTTTTCAAGCTTGCAAATGTTCTTCCAGTTGACCAGGCAATAGAGCTTCTTAAAAAAGATATTGACAAAACCTATGGTATGAAAGGTGATTCAATTGTCAAAATGAACGTAAATGCTGTTGACAAGGCTTTGGATTCAGTTAAAGAAATCCAGGTTCCTGAATCATGGAAAAATGCTGAAGATAGTTCAGCACCAAAGAAAACAGCTGAAGTCCCTGAATACATAAACGAAGTTGTATTCCCAATAAATGCACAGCAGGGAGATAAACTTCCTGTAAGTATTTTTGAACCAGACGGGATTTTCCCTGTGGGAACAAGCCAGTATGAAAAACGCGGAGTTGCAATTGAAGTTCCTGAGTGGATCCCTGAAAATTGTATCCAGTGCAACCAATGCGCATTTATTTGTCCCCATGCAGCCATTATTCCAATTCTAGCAAAAGATGACGAGCTTGAAGAAGCACCTGCTTCATTTACAACAATTGAAGCAAAAGGCAAGGGTCTTGAAGACTATAAGTTTAGAATCCAGGTTAACACTCTTGATTGTCTTGGATGTGGAAACTGTGCAGATATTTGTCCTGCAAAAGAACCTGCTCTTGTTATGAAGCCTTTGGATACTCAAACAGATACTGAAATACCAAACCATGAGTTCTCTTTAGAGGTTCCGTTTAAAGAAGGACTTCTCAAGCGTGACACTGTTAAAGGCAGCCAGCTTTACAAGCCTTTATTTGAATTTTCCGGTGCATGCTCAGGATGCGGTGAAACTCCTTATATCAAAGTGCTGACACAGCTGTTCGGTGAAAGAATGCTAATTGCCAACGCCACAGGATGTTCCTCAATTTTTGCAGGCTCTGCACCTTCATTTCCTTATTGCACAAACAGCGATGGTTTTGGACCTTCATGGGGCAACTCATTGTTTGAAGATGCCGCAGAATTTGGATTTGGAATCCAGGTTTCAATGACACATAGAAGAAATGCCCTTGCAGACAAAGTAAGACAGGCAATGGAAGAAGAACTGCCTGCAAGCCTTAAAGACGCAATGACTAACTGGCTTGATTCAATGTGGGATTCCAAAAAATCAAAAGAAGCGGCAGAAACTCTTGAAGCCCTTCTTCCAATGGGTCCTGAAAGTGATATTATTGATGAAATTGCACTTCAGGCAGATCTTTTTGTAAAAAAATCACACTGGATTTTTGGTGGTGACGGCTGGGCATACGATATAGGCTTTGGAGGCCTTGATCATGTACTGGCATCAGGTGAAGACATCAACATCCTTGTTCTTGACACCGAAGTATATTCAAATACAGGCGGACAGTCTTCAAAAGCCACTCCAACAGGCTCAATTGCAAAATTTGCAGCCTCAGGTAAAAAGACTTCCAAAAAAGAACTGGGCAGAATGGCAATGACATATGGCTATGTTTATGTTGCTTCAGTTGCCATGGGTGCAAATAAACAGCAGACACTTAAAGCCTTTGCTGAAGCTGAAGCTTATCCTGGACCTTCAATTGTAATCTGCTATGCTCCATGTATCAACCAGGGTATCAAAATCGGAATGGGCAAGAGCCAATACGAACAAAAGCTGGCTGTTGAGTCAGGATACTGGCCTTTGTACAGATTCAATCCTTTATTGGCTGAAGAAGGCAAAAACCCGTTTATTCTTGATTCCAAAGCTCCAGATGGAACCTTGCAGGATTTCCTTTCAGGTGAAAACAGATATGCAATGCTTGAAAGAAGTTTTCCTGAAGAATCAAAAAAACTTAGAGCCAAAATAGAAGAAGAAATAAATCTTAGATATGAAACCCTTAAGTTTATGTCAGAAGTTGATAAAGACTAA
- a CDS encoding EAL domain-containing protein: MKLKNISIGKKLLAIYLGLILLALTISSAFTVPLINGIIQSKINKELEGSIELFHSLVETAAEVSIKNHLKTIVSTNIEAIDFINTQSKSPYQNIIKQNKAIELLSRQTIGQTGYIYVIDLNGTIVMHPQKEMYKQNVFKFDFIQKKFESDENYLEYNWKNPDELKEREKALYFIHYKPWNWIVSAAAYKSEFNTLLKIEDLEKNIQSLKFGKTGYAFIMDTKGNFLIHPTLKGKNIDETNYAKTKETIENINKIKSGKIEALLDSKSGQSPKKKLIYFKFLEDYNLIICAVGCKTEIYSTTKMIFKIFGYTHLILIFLAIPILFFLRKSITQPLYLLTEKIKTATKGNLNVRLPYDSSDEIGRLSKYFNKFMEDLFEKKSSLEKEVEERKKSEEQAKMLAKFPDDNPNPVLRVDLQGNLTYLNKAALNIMEILSLKKGKQLPDFFTEKIKSAFETNLTQEIEFTDKDRIFSLTISPFKNINSAYIYIREETTHKAYESLMIMSEAFFQNSIEGICITDSDNKIVRINPFFTEITGYSKEEVIGKNPKFLNSGRHDKEFYKKMWYSINHIGQWTGEIWNRRKNGQPYPQLLSITAIRNKIGDVINYLGLFHDITESVLDKEKLHYQTYHDAITELPNRKLFTDITKQKINFNKKNQETFALLFIDLNNFKNINDALGHLAGDKILYLVAKRLRASIPEQIVIARFVGDKFLILAPEAHNQNAVIKKASKIQKIIEGPYKIDEREILLGSNIGIAFFPEDGNSAETLIKNAEMAMYRGKNKGKRTISFFTQSMDESAAKQLETEQNLAHALSNNEFELYYQPKVSLLTGKITGAEALIRWIKNGQVISPALFIPIAEDNGHIIPIGKWVMEKAVAELGFWHKSGFKDLHVSVNLSGAQFHDPELIEKITDIFAKTGSDPKFVNFEITESVVMSDPELAEETTKRIKEMGSKIAIDDFGTGYSSLGYLKKFPIDELKIDKSFLDDFPDSNEDVSIIKSILSLASNLNLKVTAEGVERKTQIDVLKTLDCDEIQGYYFSRPVPAKDFYSLIKSGKKLFDK, from the coding sequence ATGAAATTAAAAAACATAAGTATAGGCAAAAAACTTCTTGCAATCTACCTTGGCCTTATCTTACTGGCATTAACAATATCATCTGCATTTACTGTGCCTCTTATAAACGGCATTATTCAAAGCAAAATTAATAAAGAACTTGAAGGCTCAATAGAGCTTTTTCACAGCCTTGTTGAAACAGCAGCTGAAGTTTCAATAAAAAACCATTTAAAAACCATTGTTTCAACAAACATTGAAGCCATTGACTTTATAAATACTCAATCTAAAAGTCCTTACCAAAATATAATAAAACAAAACAAAGCAATAGAACTTCTTTCCCGGCAGACAATAGGTCAAACTGGATATATTTATGTCATAGACTTAAACGGAACTATAGTTATGCATCCCCAAAAGGAAATGTATAAACAAAATGTTTTCAAGTTTGATTTTATCCAAAAAAAATTTGAATCAGACGAAAACTATCTTGAATATAACTGGAAAAACCCAGATGAATTAAAGGAAAGAGAAAAAGCTCTTTATTTTATCCATTATAAACCATGGAACTGGATTGTTTCAGCAGCAGCATATAAAAGCGAATTCAACACCCTTTTAAAAATTGAAGATCTTGAAAAAAACATTCAATCTTTAAAGTTTGGCAAAACCGGCTATGCTTTTATAATGGATACTAAAGGTAATTTTTTAATTCATCCAACTCTTAAAGGTAAAAACATTGATGAAACCAATTATGCAAAAACCAAAGAAACAATCGAAAATATAAATAAAATAAAATCAGGAAAAATTGAAGCCCTGTTGGATTCAAAGTCAGGCCAATCTCCAAAAAAAAAACTAATCTACTTCAAATTTTTGGAAGATTATAATTTAATAATCTGTGCTGTGGGTTGTAAAACAGAAATTTACTCAACAACAAAAATGATTTTTAAAATTTTTGGGTATACCCATCTTATTTTAATTTTTTTAGCCATTCCAATTTTATTTTTTCTTAGGAAATCAATTACCCAGCCATTGTATTTGTTGACTGAAAAAATTAAAACAGCAACCAAAGGGAATTTAAATGTAAGACTGCCCTATGATTCTTCCGACGAAATAGGAAGGCTTTCCAAATACTTCAATAAATTTATGGAAGATCTTTTTGAAAAAAAATCAAGCCTTGAAAAAGAAGTAGAAGAAAGAAAAAAAAGCGAAGAGCAGGCAAAAATGCTTGCAAAATTTCCAGACGACAATCCCAATCCAGTTTTAAGAGTTGATCTCCAGGGTAATCTTACCTATTTAAATAAAGCTGCCTTAAATATAATGGAAATTCTTTCTTTGAAAAAAGGAAAACAGCTTCCAGATTTTTTTACTGAAAAAATCAAATCCGCCTTTGAAACCAACTTAACCCAGGAAATTGAATTTACTGATAAAGACAGAATTTTTTCTTTAACTATTTCTCCTTTTAAAAACATAAACTCAGCATATATTTACATAAGGGAAGAAACAACTCACAAAGCCTATGAATCACTTATGATAATGTCTGAGGCTTTTTTTCAAAATTCAATAGAAGGTATTTGCATTACAGATTCAGATAATAAAATTGTAAGGATAAACCCTTTTTTCACAGAAATTACCGGGTATTCCAAAGAAGAAGTAATAGGTAAAAATCCAAAATTTTTAAACTCAGGCAGGCATGACAAAGAATTTTATAAAAAAATGTGGTACAGCATTAACCACATAGGCCAGTGGACAGGAGAAATCTGGAATAGAAGAAAAAATGGTCAGCCCTATCCCCAGCTCCTTTCAATTACAGCAATAAGAAATAAAATAGGAGATGTTATAAATTATCTAGGACTTTTCCATGACATTACAGAATCAGTTTTAGACAAGGAAAAACTTCATTATCAAACCTATCACGATGCAATCACAGAGCTTCCCAATAGAAAGCTTTTCACTGATATTACAAAACAAAAAATCAACTTTAACAAAAAAAACCAAGAAACTTTTGCACTTTTATTTATAGATTTAAATAATTTTAAAAATATAAACGACGCTTTAGGTCATCTGGCAGGAGACAAAATCCTTTATCTTGTTGCAAAAAGGCTTAGAGCCTCTATTCCTGAACAAATAGTTATTGCAAGGTTTGTAGGTGACAAATTTCTTATCCTGGCACCAGAAGCCCACAATCAAAATGCAGTTATAAAAAAAGCCTCCAAGATTCAAAAAATAATAGAAGGACCTTATAAAATTGATGAAAGAGAAATTCTTCTTGGCTCAAACATTGGAATTGCATTTTTCCCCGAAGATGGTAATTCAGCTGAAACATTGATAAAAAATGCTGAAATGGCAATGTATCGGGGAAAAAACAAGGGCAAAAGAACAATTAGTTTTTTTACCCAGTCAATGGATGAGTCAGCTGCAAAACAGCTTGAAACAGAACAAAATCTTGCCCATGCACTTTCAAACAATGAATTTGAACTTTATTATCAGCCCAAAGTCTCTCTTTTAACAGGAAAAATAACAGGAGCTGAAGCACTTATCAGATGGATAAAAAACGGACAAGTCATATCTCCGGCTCTTTTCATTCCAATAGCAGAAGATAACGGCCATATTATCCCCATAGGAAAATGGGTAATGGAAAAAGCCGTGGCTGAACTTGGATTTTGGCATAAATCAGGATTTAAAGATCTCCATGTCTCGGTAAATCTATCGGGTGCCCAATTTCATGATCCTGAACTGATTGAAAAAATAACTGATATTTTTGCAAAAACCGGCTCAGACCCTAAATTTGTCAATTTTGAAATAACTGAAAGCGTTGTTATGTCAGATCCTGAGCTTGCCGAAGAAACTACAAAAAGAATAAAAGAAATGGGCTCCAAAATTGCAATTGATGATTTTGGCACAGGTTATTCCTCCCTTGGCTATCTTAAAAAATTTCCTATTGATGAATTGAAAATAGATAAATCTTTTCTGGATGACTTTCCAGACTCCAATGAAGATGTCTCAATTATAAAATCTATTTTATCCCTTGCTTCCAACCTTAATTTAAAAGTTACTGCAGAGGGAGTTGAAAGAAAAACTCAGATAGATGTACTCAAAACACTTGATTGTGATGAGATTCAAGGCTATTATTTCAGCAGACCAGTTCCTGCTAAAGATTTTTATTCTCTAATCAAATCAGGTAAAAAACTTTTTGACAAATAA
- the dinB gene encoding DNA polymerase IV — MYRKIIHLDMDAFYASIEQRNNPSLKNKPVIVGGMPNKRGVVSTCSYEARKFGIHSAMASKKALKLCPNAVFVFPNIEKYKKESIKIFEIYKKYTDLVEPLSLDEAFLDVTNDKAKIGSATKTAEIIKKEVFSKTGLCVSAGVSYNKFLAKLASDMEKPNGLTIITPKKAKKIIENLPVKKFFGIGKQTAKKMHYHKIFTGKDLLNAGEEKLVSLFGKNGKLFYLFASGNDHRPVTDHRQRKSCGKEITFDKDIFDKNQIIKIIKHLCVAVSDLIKKIEVKPYTVSLKIRYFDFHTITRSTTIASPFFEAKEIFQLILPLIEKTEIGKKEIRLLGISASNFENKSLIHKQLVFDFPIKSF, encoded by the coding sequence ATGTATAGAAAAATAATTCATCTGGATATGGATGCTTTTTATGCATCCATTGAACAAAGAAACAATCCTTCCTTAAAAAACAAACCTGTAATTGTAGGAGGGATGCCAAATAAAAGAGGGGTTGTATCAACCTGTTCCTATGAAGCCAGAAAATTTGGAATTCATTCTGCCATGGCTTCTAAAAAAGCTTTGAAGCTTTGCCCAAATGCTGTGTTTGTTTTTCCAAATATTGAAAAATATAAAAAAGAATCAATAAAAATTTTTGAAATCTACAAAAAATATACAGATTTAGTGGAACCTCTTTCCCTTGATGAAGCTTTTCTTGATGTTACAAATGACAAAGCAAAAATTGGCTCTGCCACAAAAACTGCTGAAATTATAAAAAAAGAGGTGTTTTCAAAAACAGGACTTTGTGTTTCAGCAGGGGTTTCCTACAATAAATTTCTTGCAAAACTTGCTTCAGACATGGAAAAACCCAATGGCCTTACAATTATAACTCCTAAAAAAGCAAAAAAAATAATAGAAAACCTTCCTGTAAAAAAATTTTTTGGGATTGGAAAACAAACAGCTAAAAAAATGCATTATCACAAAATTTTCACAGGCAAGGATCTTTTAAATGCCGGAGAAGAAAAACTTGTAAGCCTTTTTGGAAAAAACGGAAAACTTTTTTATCTTTTTGCTTCAGGAAATGACCACAGGCCTGTTACAGATCATAGACAAAGAAAGTCCTGCGGAAAAGAAATCACCTTTGATAAAGATATTTTTGACAAAAATCAAATCATTAAAATTATCAAACATCTTTGTGTAGCAGTATCTGATCTTATAAAAAAAATTGAAGTAAAGCCCTATACTGTTTCTTTAAAAATAAGATATTTTGATTTTCATACAATCACAAGAAGCACAACAATAGCCTCCCCTTTTTTTGAGGCAAAAGAAATTTTTCAGCTTATTTTACCTTTGATTGAAAAAACAGAAATAGGCAAAAAGGAAATCAGGCTCCTTGGAATAAGTGCATCTAATTTTGAAAATAAATCTTTAATTCACAAACAGCTTGTATTTGATTTTCCAATAAAATCTTTCTAA